A segment of the Patescibacteria group bacterium genome:
TTACAGATCAAAATTTTGTTTCCGGGTTTGTTGAAAATATGGATAAATTTGATTGGACGCTCCACTTTTCGTAATGACCCCGTTCAGATTGTCATAACTTTCTAACCCCCGAGGTTGGAATGGTTGGAATACTATTGACTTAATGCCTTGCATAAGGCAAATTAATAGGATAATGCATCTTAAAAACTCCAAAAAATACCTTTCAGATTTTAGAAACATTCTTCGCGCTATGAGGCGCGCAATTTCTTATTCTTTTCATATAACCCCAGCCCACACTTTGGGTGTTTTAATCGCCACAATTTTTCTTGCGGTTATTCCCATAATAGCAAGCTGGGTGAACGGTAAAATTATAGACGCTCTTATTGCAAGTGTAGGCAAATTGCCCCACATCCCGGAGGTCTTAGTAAAGTTTGTCATTTTCTCTATAATGGTATCTTTATTAGCCACTCTTTTAGATAGGCTTTTTGATTTTTTTGATTTTAATATGTTTTACGGTTTTTCAAGAGAGCTGGATAGGGACATTACCGAAAAATTCGCTTATTTAGATGATGAATATTATGAAAACCCCGAAACAAACATTCTACTGCAAAAGGTTAGAGAAAGTTACGGAAACCGTCCCCTTAATTTTATAGACGGAACATATAATTTATTGAGTTATTCTGTTGGAATTATCACTTCGCTTGGCGTGGTTATAGCGCTGTCGCCTTTACTTATTCCTTTGATGATACTTTCAACCCTGCCCCAGTTTGTTAGCAATGTGGTGTTTGGAAAACGCAAGTGGGGGATTTGGGATGTTCACGGCAACACTAGGCGAGATTACAGCTGGTCCCGAAGTTATCTTTCTAACTACACCTCTTTGCAAGAACTGCGGATTTTTAATTTGAGGAGGTTTCTTATTGAAAGGATATACAAACTTTATACCGATTTTCAAAACGCGCAAAGGAAAATTGAAAACAAAAGAATTAAAGTAAGCGCCATTTTGGATATTGTTAGGGTTTTAGGGCTTACATTGGCGTTTCTTTTTCTAGTCCGTTATGTGCTTATGGGAGCGATTACGGTGGGGGCTTTTAGTTTTTATATTTCGGCAATCCGCCAACTGCAAGGGGCGCTTAACCGCTTTTTTAACCGTTCGTCAAGGATATATGAAGATGGTTTGTATATGGTAGATATATACAAATTTATGGATTTACCTAAAAAGATTGTGTCGGGAAAAGAAAAGTTTTTGAATAAAGGAGTTCCAAGCGTCCAGTTTAAGGATTTAACCTTTAAGTATCCTGGAAGGGATGAAATTGTGATAGACAATTTAAATCTTGAAATAAAACCGGGGGAACATTTGGCTATAGTGGGGGAAAATGGAGCGGGCAAAACCACTTTAATTAAACTTTTGATGCGGTTTTATGACCCGTCTTCCGGAGATATTTTATTGGGGGGGAAATCTTTAAAAAAGTTAGATTTGGACGAGTGGTATAAAAAAGTGGGGGTGTTGTTTCAAGAGTTTAATTCGTATCATTTTGACGCAAAAACGAACATAGGTGTAGGCAATATCCAAAATCTTGCGGATTTAGGTGGCATCATTTCCGCCGCTAAAAAGTCGGGGGCGCACGAGTTTATAGAAAATTACGAGAACAACTATGGGCAGATATTAAATAGGGCGTTTGATGGTGGGGTTAGGCCGTCGGTGGGGCAATGGCAAAAAATAGCTTTGGCGCGAGCGTTTTTTAAAGACGCGTCCATACTTATTTTAGATGAACCCACTTCAGCAATTGACCCTAAGTCAGAATTTGAGATTTTTGAAAAGCTTTTTGAGTTTGCGAAGGGAAAGACTGTTATTATAATTTCGCACAGGTTTTCCACGGTTAGAAACGCGCAGAGAATAGTGGTTTTAGACAAAGGAAGGATAATAGAAGACGGAAACCACGAATCGTTAATTCGTATAAAAAACGGCAAGTACAGAATTGCCTTTGAACTTCAAAGCAAAGGGTACAAATGACATAGATACCCAACACCGGGTGTTGGTGAGTTTTCCCCGCCAGCTGGCGGAGAGACTCCTTTGTTAAATTTGCATTTTGTGGTAAAATATTTGTAGTTTTTGGAAATTGAGATTGCCACGCCCTTCGGGCTCGCAATGACAAGAGTAGGGTGTGAACCCTAAAGGGTTCAACCCTCAAATCCCGCCTTGGGCGGAAAGGAGAATGAGGATGGTTGCTAAAATTTGTTGCAAATGTGGTAGATGTTGCGTGGATTTTTCGGTTCCTAAAGTGGGTTTTTATCAGATGTATTCCTTTTTGAGGGAATATCCTTATATTTATTACAGCGGTATGCAAAGGGCGGGTTCTTTACTAGTTCCCGTGTTTCGTTGCGAGAATTTAATTGAGAAAGTAGGAGGCGTAGCTGCGGTGGCGGTTTGTAGAGACTATATAAACAGACCTCCTTTTTGCAAAGAATTTCCGAGGGGAAAGCAAAGTCGTCCTCAAGGTTGTGGGTTGAAAGACTTCTTGCACTCTCTCTTATTAAAATTATATGAATGCCGAATCTGTAAATGTTGGAATATTGTTTGGAGGAAAATCTACAGAACATGAGGTTTCAGTTATAACTGGAGTCCAAGTTTTGAATGGTATTGATAAGAACAAATATAATATTTTGCCGATATATGTTTCAAAAGAGGGTAAGTGGTATATAAGTGAAAAATTTTACGATATAAAAACTTTCAAAGATTTAGATTCTATACCCAAACATTCAAAAGAAGTTTTTTTGTCCCCGATTCCGGGAGAATTAAAGCTAACTGTTTTATCTACATTCCTTTTTGGCGGGGATAAAAATATAAAAGCGGATGTTTTTTTTCCGTGTTTTCACGGCGGGTTGGGGGAGTGTGGCGGTTTTCAAGGGTTGTTTGAAATAGCCGAGGTTCCTTATGTTGGCGCGGAAATACTTTCTTCCGCGGTTAGTATGGACAAGATTTTGATGAAAGATGTGTTTAAGGCAAACAACATACCTTCTTTCCCTTATTATTGGTTTTACAGAGAATACTGGAAAAGCAATAATAAAAAAGTTTTGGATAAAATAGAAGAAAAATTTAAATATCCGGTGTTTGTAAAACCGTCAAATTCTGGGTCTAGTATTGGAGTGGCAAAAGTTGAGGATAGAGAGTCTCTGGAAAATTGTATAGAAGTGGCTTGCGTTTTTGACAGGCGGGTTATCGTGGAAAAGGGTATATTGGGGGCTAAAGAAATAAATGTTTCGGTAATTGGAAATAGCGGAAGTGAACTTTTGGTTTCTGAATGTGAAGAGGTTTTTTCTGAAGGAGGGTTTTTAAGTTATGAAGACAAATACATCCGAGATGGCAAAAAATCTAAAGGTATGGCATCCGCAAAAAGAATTATTCCCGCTAATATAAGCGCTAAAGAAAAAATTGTTGCGCAAGAGCTAGCAAAAGAGGTTTTTTCGGCTCTTAATTGTTGCGGAATTGCCCGTGTTGATTTTTTGATAAGAGGAAAAGATATATATGTTCTTGAGATAAATACAATACCTGGAAGTTTGAGTTTCTATTTGTGGGAAGCGTCTGGTCTAAAATTCAAAGATGTTTTGGATAAATTGATACAGCTTGCTATGGATAGGTATAAATATAAAAGTGAGAATGTTTGCACTTTCCCAACGAACATATTACAAAACTTTGAGGCGGGGATTAAAGGAAAATTATAGCCTTCTCCTTATCAGTAATTGTCTGGCAGATCGTTTTCTATAAGAATCACAGGTTTTTTTAATTTTAATTTTGCGATTGCATTCATTAATTTTGGTAAAGTATTTATGAAGATAACTTTGTTGTCTTCTATAGCGCTTTTAAGCGCTATAGTCCTTTCGTTTTTTCCTATCAGAATAACATAATCGCATATCTCGTTTGAAAGTTTTCCTAATCCTATGTGGATGTCTTTAGTTCTATTTCCCAATTCCACAATTCCTGGGGTTGCCAATATCTTATCGCCTTTAAAAGATTTTAAAAGTTCTAACGCCGCTCTGAATCCTGAAGGATTGCTGTTATAGGAGTCGTCTATTATGGTAATGTTTTCTGCAGGGTGTTTTATTTCAAGTCTGTGTGGTATGGGTTTTAAAGAATGTATTGCCCTAACAATTTTTATCGGTTCCACTTTTAGTATATATGCCATAGCGCTTGCGGCGATTATGTTGGACAAATTGCTCCTTCCAATAAGAGTTGTTTCCGTTTTAAATTCTTTTTTATCAAGTATGAGCGTAAATTCTGTTTTTAAGTTTTTTAATTTCACATTTTTTGCTCCGAAAGTATTGTTTAAGACCCCGTAAAAATTGGGGGTTTTGACATATTTTTCAAACGATTTCATTATTAATTTATCGTCGCCGTTTAAAATAATATTAGTTTTGGGGGTAGCGCAAACTAGCTCAAATTTAGCTTTGATGGTGTTTTCAATGGACCCGAATCTTTCTAAATGCTGTTCGTTTATGCCTGTGAGGATTGCGTAGTCGGGCTGTATAACAGAGCAGATTTCTTCTATTTCTCCTTTTTTATAAGCGCCTATCTCGCAAACAAAAAATTCGCAGTCGTTGTAAAGTTCCATATCCACAATTTTTGCTATTCCTAGTACGGTGTTGAAACTGTTAGGGGTTTTTGCGGTGTTGTATTTGGTTTTTAGCATTTGATAAAGGAATTCTTTTACGCTGGTTTTTCCGTATGACCCCGTGATGCCGATTATTTTCATATTTCCCGCTTTTAAAGCAGAGATTTTTTTTCGCAGTTTAATTCTTGTAATAAATCTTAAAAAATTTTCGCTAGGAAATAAAGTAGCCCGCGCCAAAATCAAGAATAAAAAAGATTGAGTGGCGGTAATTATTGACACGAGAAGTCCTTTAACCCCCCAAAATCTGAAAGACGCTATTAAAAGGAAGATCGTGTAAAAGATAGATGTCAAATAAATGGTTTTAGCCTTAAATGTCCAGACTAGAGGTTTCTTGTTTTCAAGTTTTCTTACAAAATAGTTTCTGAAAACCCATTTGATGAATCTCCTTGTTTCGTAGTTTTCCAGTTGAAAAACGCTCAAATACATTTTGTAGGGTAATATTTTTTCTATCATAGAATGTTCTCCTCCTCCAAAATTTTTATAAACTCCTCGCTATTTTCTAAATGTGGATTATGTCCGGTACCCCAGACTATCCGCAGTTTTGATTTCTGGACAAGATTTTTTAAGATTTTAGCTTGATTTACAGGTAGAACTTTATCTTGCTCTCCCCAAATTATGAGGGTTTGCGCAGATATTTTTGAAAAAACTGAGGTTAAATCTTGGTTTACGACCTTGATGAAAGTTTTTTTAAGGTTTTTTGAAGCGCGGTAATCGGAACTTCCAAAAGCATTTTTGATTTTTTCGGCTATGGCAGAGGGCAATATGTTTAAAATAGGGGATAGCCCGCCAATTTTTTTGAGGGCGCTATTTTTGAAGCGAGTGTCTATTAGACCAGCGCTTGACACAAGAATTAATTTTGCTGCATCCCTCGGTTTTAACACGGATATTATAGCGGCAACCCTTCCCCCGGAGGAGTGTCCGAGCAAAACATATTTTCGGATTTTTAGTTTTCTAAGAAGTTTTATAATTATGCGCGCGTAATCGTAATTGTCAAAAGGTTTTGGAGGAGGGGAGGAGAATCCGAAGCCAGGGAGGTCCACGAGCAATATATTATATTTAGGCATTTTTCTAGCGATAGGTTTCCATTCTTTTAGAGACCTTTGCCACCCATGAAGGATAACCAAATATTTTGAAGCGTTGGCGTTTTTTAGGATTTCCAGATTTATTAAGATGTTGTCAATTACGATGTGCATTAAGTAAGATTATAATACAAAACTGAAAGATGGGTATACTTCTAGTTTCAGAGA
Coding sequences within it:
- a CDS encoding ABC transporter ATP-binding protein/permease codes for the protein MPCIRQINRIMHLKNSKKYLSDFRNILRAMRRAISYSFHITPAHTLGVLIATIFLAVIPIIASWVNGKIIDALIASVGKLPHIPEVLVKFVIFSIMVSLLATLLDRLFDFFDFNMFYGFSRELDRDITEKFAYLDDEYYENPETNILLQKVRESYGNRPLNFIDGTYNLLSYSVGIITSLGVVIALSPLLIPLMILSTLPQFVSNVVFGKRKWGIWDVHGNTRRDYSWSRSYLSNYTSLQELRIFNLRRFLIERIYKLYTDFQNAQRKIENKRIKVSAILDIVRVLGLTLAFLFLVRYVLMGAITVGAFSFYISAIRQLQGALNRFFNRSSRIYEDGLYMVDIYKFMDLPKKIVSGKEKFLNKGVPSVQFKDLTFKYPGRDEIVIDNLNLEIKPGEHLAIVGENGAGKTTLIKLLMRFYDPSSGDILLGGKSLKKLDLDEWYKKVGVLFQEFNSYHFDAKTNIGVGNIQNLADLGGIISAAKKSGAHEFIENYENNYGQILNRAFDGGVRPSVGQWQKIALARAFFKDASILILDEPTSAIDPKSEFEIFEKLFEFAKGKTVIIISHRFSTVRNAQRIVVLDKGRIIEDGNHESLIRIKNGKYRIAFELQSKGYK
- a CDS encoding D-alanine--D-alanine ligase, with the translated sequence MNAESVNVGILFGGKSTEHEVSVITGVQVLNGIDKNKYNILPIYVSKEGKWYISEKFYDIKTFKDLDSIPKHSKEVFLSPIPGELKLTVLSTFLFGGDKNIKADVFFPCFHGGLGECGGFQGLFEIAEVPYVGAEILSSAVSMDKILMKDVFKANNIPSFPYYWFYREYWKSNNKKVLDKIEEKFKYPVFVKPSNSGSSIGVAKVEDRESLENCIEVACVFDRRVIVEKGILGAKEINVSVIGNSGSELLVSECEEVFSEGGFLSYEDKYIRDGKKSKGMASAKRIIPANISAKEKIVAQELAKEVFSALNCCGIARVDFLIRGKDIYVLEINTIPGSLSFYLWEASGLKFKDVLDKLIQLAMDRYKYKSENVCTFPTNILQNFEAGIKGKL
- a CDS encoding UDP-N-acetylmuramoyl-tripeptide--D-alanyl-D-alanine ligase; the protein is MIEKILPYKMYLSVFQLENYETRRFIKWVFRNYFVRKLENKKPLVWTFKAKTIYLTSIFYTIFLLIASFRFWGVKGLLVSIITATQSFLFLILARATLFPSENFLRFITRIKLRKKISALKAGNMKIIGITGSYGKTSVKEFLYQMLKTKYNTAKTPNSFNTVLGIAKIVDMELYNDCEFFVCEIGAYKKGEIEEICSVIQPDYAILTGINEQHLERFGSIENTIKAKFELVCATPKTNIILNGDDKLIMKSFEKYVKTPNFYGVLNNTFGAKNVKLKNLKTEFTLILDKKEFKTETTLIGRSNLSNIIAASAMAYILKVEPIKIVRAIHSLKPIPHRLEIKHPAENITIIDDSYNSNPSGFRAALELLKSFKGDKILATPGIVELGNRTKDIHIGLGKLSNEICDYVILIGKNERTIALKSAIEDNKVIFINTLPKLMNAIAKLKLKKPVILIENDLPDNY
- a CDS encoding alpha/beta hydrolase is translated as MHIVIDNILINLEILKNANASKYLVILHGWQRSLKEWKPIARKMPKYNILLVDLPGFGFSSPPPKPFDNYDYARIIIKLLRKLKIRKYVLLGHSSGGRVAAIISVLKPRDAAKLILVSSAGLIDTRFKNSALKKIGGLSPILNILPSAIAEKIKNAFGSSDYRASKNLKKTFIKVVNQDLTSVFSKISAQTLIIWGEQDKVLPVNQAKILKNLVQKSKLRIVWGTGHNPHLENSEEFIKILEEENIL